Below is a genomic region from Sphingobacteriales bacterium.
GAGTTCATTTTCAGCAGGGCATAGGTCCAGAGCAAATAAGCCACTGCTGCCGGGAACACCCCGAGATAGATTCCTTCCAGAATGGCAAAATACGGAGCTGACTGTACAGAATGTATCATGCCGGGAAAATAGAAAAGCAGGAAGACGGAACCTGTAATCATGGTGTATGCCGTTACCTCAAGTGCTGAATATTTTTCCAGAAGTTTTTTCTGAAATATAACATAGATACTTCCTGATATTGAAGCCAATATAATAAGCAGAGTTCCCGGATTCAGCTTTCCGAAACCTGCCTCTGAAAAAGAAATTAGCGCAATCCCTGCCAAACTGATGATAAGTCCTGCCCAACCTCTGGAAGATAAGGGTTCATTTAGAAATATTATGCCCAAAATAGCTGTAAAGACGGGGATGGTGCTGATTAAAAAACTGGCAGTTCCTGCCATGACTGTTTTTTCACCGAGGTTCAGGCAGAAATGATAAATACTGATGCCAATAAATCCTGCAAGGAAAAATGTACCCCAGTCTTTTCTTTCAGGTAATTTGGATTTTTTCAGGGAAAGGAAGAAAAATAAAATAGCAGATGCAGATAAAAACCTCAATAGGGCCAGTTCACCGGCTGAAAAATAGCGGACTGAAGAACGGATGGCTGAAAATGCAGAAGCCCAGAGCAAAACAGAAAACAGTAGTACGACATAAACATAGGCAGGTATTTGTTTTTTTGCTTTCATCCGATTAATAACATGGAAGCAAAAGTATGTATTTATCGGGAAGTCAGTGTTTATATTTGTTTTTCATCTGATCGAGAATGATATGTATTTCATCTGAGTTAGTTGCCTCCATCAGCCTGATTTTTAATTCTTTACAGCCTTCAATTCCCTTGAAGTAAGGTTTGTAATGTTTTCGCATTTCCATGATTGCCTGTCTCTCACCTTTCCATGTTGCTGATTGTGTAAAATGTTTGCGGCACACTTCAACCCTTTCTGCCAAATCGGGTCTGCTCAAAATTTTTCCTTCTTTAAGGTATGTGCTGATTTCCCTGAAGATGAAAGGATTTCCGATAGCTGCACGTCCGATCATGACTCCATCCACATAATATTCTTTGATCATTTTTTCAGCATCAAAAGGACTTTTAATATCTCCGTTGCCAATGAGGGGTATCTTAAAACGTTGGTTTTCTTTTATTTTCAAAAACCATGACCAATCGGCATGGCCGGAATAAACCTGAACAGCCGTCCGGGCATGAAGGGCAATGGCTGCAACCCCGGAATCCTGAAGTTTTTCACAAAGATTAACAATATCAATACTTTGGCTGTCCCATCCGAGGCGGGTTTTAACGGTTACAGGTTTTGATGTTTTTTTGACAATCATTCCGGTAATCCTGACCATTTCGTCCTGCTTCAGGAGAAAAGCTGCTCCGGCACCTTTCCTGACAATTTTTTTAACCGGACAACCAAAGTTAATATCAATGATTTCGGGGTTCGCCTTTTCTATCATTTCTACAGCTTCGAGCATACTTTTTTCATCGTGTCCGAACACCTGAATAGCCACCGGCCTTTCTTCAGGGAAAATATCCAGTTTGATCAGACTTTTTGAGGCATTCCTGATCAGGCCATCTGAAGAAATGAATTCACTGTAAACCATATCGGCTCCCATCTGACGGCAGATAATCCTGAATGGCGGATCACTGACATCTTCCATGGGTGCCAGCACGACCGGTGGGTCCGGAAATTGAAGCTGCCCGATTTTTATCATGAACGAACGAAATGAAAGAATTTCGAAATTTCTGCAAAAATCAGTAAAAATGAATGATGTATTCATCGGAAAATGAACAGAAAATCGGTCTTGTCAGTTTTGCCGGGAGAATGTTGGCTGTATGATGCTTTTCTTGGGTAAGATTTAACATAATCCCCAAAAAAGAAGCATTTTTGCATTCACTTAAAAAAAGCATTTATGCCTGAAATTCTGATAATTGATGATGAAAAAATCATTCGGGAGACCCTGCGTGATATACTGGAGTATGAAGGATATAAAATAGATGAAGCTGAAGACGGTATTCAAGCCATTGAAAAATTCAAGAAAAAGAAATATGATGTGGTTCTTTGTGATATAAAGATGCCCCGTATGGATGGACTTGAAGTACTGGAAATGGCACAGGGAATCAATCCCGATATACCTGTCATCATGATTTCAGGGCATGGAACAGTTGAGATAGCGGTGGAAGCTACCCGGAAAGGCGCCTTTGCTTTTATTACCAAACCACCCGACCTGAACCAGATGCTGGTACATATCCGCAATGCCATCGACAGAACTGAATTGGTTCAGGAAACAAAGTCCCTGAAAAAGAGGATATACAAAACCCGCGACATTATCGGAGAATCACCGGCTATTCTTCATATCAAGGAAACAATCGACAAGGTTGCTCCTACTGAAGCAAGAATATTGATCACCGGAGGTAATGGTACCGGTAAAGAGCTGGTTGCACGTTGGATACATGAGAAAAGCAACCGGTCGGCAGGGCAACTGGTAGAGGTCAACTGTGCAGCCATACCTTCCGAATTGATTGAAAGTGAATTATTTGGGCATGAGAAAGGCTCTTTTACATCTGCCATCAAGCAAAGAATCGGGAAATTTGAATTGGCCAATGAAGGGACTTTGTTTCTGGATGAGATTGGAGATATGAGCCTTTCAGCACAGGCAAAGGTGTTACGGGCTTTACAGGAAAAAGTCATCACGCGTGTCGGAGGCGAAAAGCCCATTCCTGTCAATCCAAGGGTCATTGCAGCTACCAATAAAGACTTGCTGAAAGAGATTGAAAAGGGAAATTTCAGGGAAGACCTTTATCATCGCCTCAGCGTTATTGTCATCAGGGTTCCGTCACTGAATGAGAGGGAAGATGATATTGTATTGCTTGCCGAGCGGTTTTTAACCGAGATTTGTCAGGAACATGGTATTGCCGAAAAAAAGTTTTCTCCCGAAGCACTTTCTGAACTGAAAAAAATAACATGGACAGGAAATGTCAGGGAACTACACAATGCGGTTGAGCGTATGGCTATCCTGTGTGGCAGGCAGATCACGATGGATGACGTTCACTTATATGCCCAGCCCATACCCCGTGCCGATATCAGTAAAGAGCTTGATATTGTAAGCTTTAAGAGACTTAAGGATTTCCTCGAGCAGGCAGAAATGTTTTTTTTGAAAGAAAAACTTAAACTTTATAACTGGGATCTGGATAAAACCTGTAGCGAAATAGGTCTTACCCTGCCGGAGCTGAATCAACTCACTCAAAAATACAACCTTTATAAAAGTACTTAAATATGAACGCACAATCCATAGCAACAAAAACATGGACAGAGATTGAAGCTGAATCTTCGTGGTCTATTTTTAAGGTCATGGGAGAATTTGTCAAGGGATATGAAACACTGAACCGTATTGGCCCTTGCGTAACTATTTTTGGTTCTGCACGGACACAGCCTGATAACCAGTATTACCAGGCAACTGTTGAAGTGGCTGAAAAACTTACCCGCCTCGGATATGGAATTATTACCGGAGGAGGTCCCGGTATTATGGAAGCGGCCAATAAAGGCGCTAAAAATGCAGGGGGTAAATCAGTCGGATTGAATATCATCCTGCCTCATGAACAGAAGTTTAATGAGTATATTGATGCCGATAAACTGATCAATTTCGACTACTTTTTCGTCAGAAAGGTCATGTTTGTGCGATATGCCCAGGGATTTGTCGTGATGCCGGGTGGCTTTGGCACACTGGATGAGTTTTTTGAAGCTATTACCCTCATTCAGACTAAAAAAATCCAGCCTTTCCCGGTGGTTCTTTTTGGAAGCGAATACTGGAAAGGCCTGATTGACTGGTTTGAAAAAACAGTTCTTCATGAAAATAATATTTCCCCTGAAGACCTGAAATTATTCACTGTAACAGATAATACGACTGAAGCCGCTTTTTTTATTGATGAATATTACAGAAAATCAATGCTGAAACCTAATTTTTAGT
It encodes:
- a CDS encoding DMT family transporter, encoding MKAKKQIPAYVYVVLLFSVLLWASAFSAIRSSVRYFSAGELALLRFLSASAILFFFLSLKKSKLPERKDWGTFFLAGFIGISIYHFCLNLGEKTVMAGTASFLISTIPVFTAILGIIFLNEPLSSRGWAGLIISLAGIALISFSEAGFGKLNPGTLLIILASISGSIYVIFQKKLLEKYSALEVTAYTMITGSVFLLFYFPGMIHSVQSAPYFAILEGIYLGVFPAAVAYLLWTYALLKMNSAAEVSAFLYITPVFALIIAFFWLHEVPSLASILGGILALLGVI
- a CDS encoding sigma-54-dependent Fis family transcriptional regulator, producing the protein MPEILIIDDEKIIRETLRDILEYEGYKIDEAEDGIQAIEKFKKKKYDVVLCDIKMPRMDGLEVLEMAQGINPDIPVIMISGHGTVEIAVEATRKGAFAFITKPPDLNQMLVHIRNAIDRTELVQETKSLKKRIYKTRDIIGESPAILHIKETIDKVAPTEARILITGGNGTGKELVARWIHEKSNRSAGQLVEVNCAAIPSELIESELFGHEKGSFTSAIKQRIGKFELANEGTLFLDEIGDMSLSAQAKVLRALQEKVITRVGGEKPIPVNPRVIAATNKDLLKEIEKGNFREDLYHRLSVIVIRVPSLNEREDDIVLLAERFLTEICQEHGIAEKKFSPEALSELKKITWTGNVRELHNAVERMAILCGRQITMDDVHLYAQPIPRADISKELDIVSFKRLKDFLEQAEMFFLKEKLKLYNWDLDKTCSEIGLTLPELNQLTQKYNLYKST
- the dusB gene encoding tRNA dihydrouridine synthase DusB, which gives rise to MIKIGQLQFPDPPVVLAPMEDVSDPPFRIICRQMGADMVYSEFISSDGLIRNASKSLIKLDIFPEERPVAIQVFGHDEKSMLEAVEMIEKANPEIIDINFGCPVKKIVRKGAGAAFLLKQDEMVRITGMIVKKTSKPVTVKTRLGWDSQSIDIVNLCEKLQDSGVAAIALHARTAVQVYSGHADWSWFLKIKENQRFKIPLIGNGDIKSPFDAEKMIKEYYVDGVMIGRAAIGNPFIFREISTYLKEGKILSRPDLAERVEVCRKHFTQSATWKGERQAIMEMRKHYKPYFKGIEGCKELKIRLMEATNSDEIHIILDQMKNKYKH
- a CDS encoding TIGR00730 family Rossman fold protein; its protein translation is MNAQSIATKTWTEIEAESSWSIFKVMGEFVKGYETLNRIGPCVTIFGSARTQPDNQYYQATVEVAEKLTRLGYGIITGGGPGIMEAANKGAKNAGGKSVGLNIILPHEQKFNEYIDADKLINFDYFFVRKVMFVRYAQGFVVMPGGFGTLDEFFEAITLIQTKKIQPFPVVLFGSEYWKGLIDWFEKTVLHENNISPEDLKLFTVTDNTTEAAFFIDEYYRKSMLKPNF